One genomic region from Prochlorococcus marinus CUG1433 encodes:
- a CDS encoding cytochrome B, giving the protein MTNILLILFFVLLLLLFFYSKRNRGLAQKTTIIPTYVTFLKEQEFNPDISTDNWDLHKLRLDKFKRSQYKGLTFFVSSENRIYYLSEEGDKVYC; this is encoded by the coding sequence ATGACAAATATATTATTAATTCTTTTTTTTGTACTTTTATTATTATTATTTTTTTATTCAAAACGAAATAGAGGGTTAGCCCAAAAAACAACAATTATTCCAACTTATGTAACTTTTTTAAAAGAACAAGAATTTAATCCTGACATAAGTACTGATAATTGGGATTTACACAAACTTAGATTAGATAAATTTAAAAGATCACAATATAAGGGATTAACCTTCTTCGTAAGTTCAGAAAATAGAATTTACTATCTTTCTGAAGAAGGGGACAAGGTGTATTGCTAA
- a CDS encoding high light inducible protein: MENSKPTYWQNAERTNGRMAMMGLFALVVNYGLFGWIIPGIF; the protein is encoded by the coding sequence ATGGAAAATTCAAAACCAACTTATTGGCAAAACGCCGAGAGGACTAATGGAAGAATGGCAATGATGGGCTTATTTGCATTAGTTGTAAATTATGGCTTATTCGGCTGGATAATCCCAGGAATTTTTTAA
- a CDS encoding high light inducible protein: MSPLSGFLAVIVFFTATLVAYLTKQFQNENLNYLSSYQMKNTNTKTKTIEKEKVVAETLNGRFAMLGLIAAIGAYLTTGQIIPGFV; this comes from the coding sequence ATGAGTCCACTTTCAGGTTTTTTAGCCGTAATTGTATTCTTTACAGCCACCCTCGTTGCTTATCTAACCAAGCAATTTCAAAATGAAAATTTAAACTATTTATCTTCTTATCAAATGAAAAACACAAACACAAAAACCAAAACAATCGAAAAAGAAAAAGTTGTTGCTGAAACTCTTAACGGAAGATTCGCAATGCTTGGACTAATTGCTGCTATTGGAGCATACCTAACAACAGGTCAAATAATTCCTGGTTTCGTTTAA
- a CDS encoding high light inducible protein: protein MANSNVTTESGGRQNMFPTETRPYIDESVSYDSYPQNAEKVNGRWAMIGLVALVGAYVSTGQIIPGIF, encoded by the coding sequence ATGGCTAATTCAAACGTTACTACTGAATCAGGTGGCAGACAGAACATGTTTCCTACTGAAACACGTCCTTACATAGATGAGTCTGTTTCATACGACAGCTACCCGCAAAATGCTGAAAAAGTTAATGGACGTTGGGCAATGATTGGCCTTGTTGCATTAGTAGGTGCTTACGTTTCAACTGGACAAATTATTCCTGGAATTTTTTAA
- a CDS encoding high light inducible protein, whose translation MTEKAEKLNGKAAMLGMFALIGAYYFTGQILPGIF comes from the coding sequence ATGACCGAAAAAGCTGAAAAGCTTAATGGTAAAGCCGCAATGCTTGGAATGTTTGCTCTTATAGGGGCTTATTATTTTACTGGTCAAATTCTTCCAGGAATTTTCTAG
- a CDS encoding type 1 glutamine amidotransferase, whose translation MKRIRRVLVLQHLAIEGPGLFEQFAKERDLKIEIIRLDNKNSLPQTKKGDLILIMGGPMGVKDIGTDRYPWLKLERDFIKKELENERPIIGVCLGAQLLASAAGGDVEILKYGSPPKSLPEIGWSQIFINKSNKDFKALFEDPFHVLHWHGDRILLPNKAVLIASSARCKEQFFRIGNLAYGLQFHVETTGEMINKWIKEDKEFVLKGLGSNGQEILKEENKKYIDKTLFKRKLLISKLFELLDN comes from the coding sequence ATGAAGAGAATAAGACGCGTATTAGTTTTGCAGCATTTAGCAATAGAGGGGCCAGGTCTTTTTGAACAATTTGCTAAAGAAAGAGATTTGAAAATTGAAATTATTCGTTTAGATAATAAAAATTCTCTGCCACAAACAAAAAAAGGTGACTTAATTTTAATTATGGGTGGACCAATGGGAGTTAAAGATATTGGAACAGACAGATATCCCTGGCTTAAGTTAGAGAGAGACTTTATAAAAAAAGAATTAGAAAATGAAAGACCTATAATCGGTGTTTGCTTAGGTGCTCAGTTGCTAGCGAGTGCTGCTGGAGGAGATGTAGAAATTCTTAAATATGGATCACCTCCAAAATCATTACCAGAAATTGGATGGTCTCAAATTTTTATTAATAAATCAAATAAAGACTTTAAAGCACTGTTTGAAGACCCTTTTCATGTACTGCATTGGCACGGAGATAGGATTTTATTACCTAATAAAGCAGTACTCATTGCAAGTAGTGCACGTTGTAAGGAACAGTTTTTTAGGATTGGTAATTTGGCTTACGGATTGCAATTCCACGTAGAGACAACAGGAGAAATGATAAATAAGTGGATTAAAGAAGATAAAGAATTTGTCTTAAAAGGGTTGGGCTCAAATGGTCAGGAAATTTTAAAAGAAGAGAATAAAAAATATATTGATAAAACTCTTTTTAAAAGAAAGCTTTTAATAAGTAAATTATTTGAATTATTAGATAATTAA
- a CDS encoding heat-labile enterotoxin alpha chain, producing MIRLLFASILFFIPQVSFANEKQREVENEAINLVVKKFGKGLENRLKGTGVTPSYRSWYENDCFVSIAAGTYQENTWSAMKWFSVNICSESAEIMESE from the coding sequence ATGATACGTTTACTTTTTGCATCAATTCTATTTTTTATACCACAAGTAAGTTTTGCTAATGAAAAGCAAAGAGAAGTTGAGAATGAAGCTATAAATCTTGTTGTTAAAAAATTTGGAAAAGGATTAGAAAATAGATTAAAAGGAACGGGAGTAACTCCCAGTTATCGGAGTTGGTATGAAAATGACTGTTTTGTAAGTATTGCAGCAGGGACATACCAAGAAAATACTTGGTCGGCAATGAAGTGGTTTAGCGTCAATATCTGTTCTGAATCAGCTGAAATAATGGAAAGTGAATGA
- a CDS encoding inward rectifier potassium channel — protein sequence MELTELVKDYVATELLSSIELDFLEGELWEITQHIAEINTVIKAPKNICKKLGLDEKSSWQLCCASVLDSSRPLKNGQNRVDDFKKLINLYEINCI from the coding sequence GTGGAATTAACTGAGCTAGTTAAGGATTACGTTGCTACAGAATTATTATCAAGCATTGAACTTGACTTTCTTGAAGGAGAATTATGGGAAATTACTCAACACATAGCAGAAATAAATACAGTTATCAAAGCCCCAAAAAATATATGTAAGAAATTAGGATTAGATGAAAAATCTAGCTGGCAATTATGCTGTGCATCCGTTCTTGACTCCTCAAGACCACTAAAAAATGGACAAAATAGAGTTGATGATTTTAAAAAATTAATTAATCTATATGAAATTAACTGCATATAA
- a CDS encoding radical SAM protein has translation MGFKQLEDNRKRKLKVLRLSLKQNCNFSCIYCKPENYSLDVLNIEQFKKLILVSCRLGINSLRITGGEPLLSPQLDELLYEIKSQRLEESNPVANLQDISLTTNGYLLSKKKANELFKNGLDRITVSLDAIDPDIFSNMIGEENKIIGKEKLFTVLEGIDHAINAGFNPKAGKLKINAVIKKEINDNQIFELVDFAKKRSIEIRFIEYMDVGISNNWQPSDVFFSERIIRLLKKKHRLKEYGRKEGQTANRWYMSDSNSFVSTISSISNPFCSDCNRLRITSDGYAYTCLFSNEGINLKPWLSLPINLHELENKIKSIWEAREDNYSEDRFKVLEKTTDKNQKIHPSMSYLGG, from the coding sequence ATGGGATTTAAGCAATTGGAGGATAATAGAAAAAGAAAGTTAAAAGTTTTAAGGTTATCTCTTAAACAAAATTGCAATTTTTCGTGTATCTACTGTAAGCCTGAGAACTATAGTTTGGATGTTTTAAATATTGAACAATTTAAAAAGTTAATTTTAGTCAGTTGTCGATTAGGGATAAATTCTTTAAGAATCACTGGAGGAGAACCTTTATTGAGTCCTCAATTAGATGAACTTCTGTATGAAATTAAATCGCAAAGATTAGAAGAATCAAATCCAGTAGCTAATTTACAGGATATTTCTCTAACCACAAATGGATATTTGCTCTCTAAGAAAAAAGCTAATGAGCTTTTTAAAAATGGTTTAGACCGCATAACAGTCAGTTTAGATGCGATTGATCCTGATATTTTTTCAAACATGATTGGAGAGGAAAATAAAATTATTGGCAAAGAAAAATTATTTACTGTCCTTGAAGGAATAGATCATGCAATTAATGCTGGATTTAATCCAAAGGCGGGAAAATTAAAAATAAATGCAGTTATAAAAAAAGAGATTAATGATAATCAAATTTTTGAATTAGTTGATTTTGCAAAAAAAAGGTCTATAGAAATTCGTTTCATTGAATATATGGACGTAGGGATATCTAATAATTGGCAGCCGTCAGATGTTTTTTTCTCCGAAAGAATTATTAGGCTATTAAAGAAGAAACATCGATTAAAAGAATACGGAAGAAAGGAGGGTCAAACTGCTAATAGATGGTACATGAGTGATTCAAATAGTTTTGTAAGTACAATCTCTTCAATAAGTAATCCTTTTTGTTCGGATTGTAATAGATTGAGGATAACTAGCGATGGTTATGCTTATACATGTCTTTTTTCTAATGAAGGTATAAATCTAAAACCATGGTTGTCTCTACCAATTAATCTCCATGAATTGGAAAATAAAATCAAGAGCATTTGGGAAGCTAGAGAAGATAACTATAGTGAAGATCGATTTAAAGTATTAGAGAAAACAACTGACAAAAATCAAAAAATTCATCCATCAATGTCATATCTTGGGGGATAA
- a CDS encoding molybdenum cofactor guanylyltransferase — protein sequence MEIKHKKFKAFILSGGKSSRMGSDKALIKHHEGGNWLTHKIKILNNLNLETFVISNYTSHSKEVDKRNNVEFISDAQPFDGPLTCIEQIFSSFKKTTKNILIIPVDMPNLNTKLIYSLFKSWEENQNFAVISHDGILAQPLFGIYPINEENHFKLKKKLSSGKKNFLGWVDQIPHKYFYANNGDLININSKREFLNMNNGI from the coding sequence ATGGAAATAAAACATAAAAAATTTAAAGCATTCATTTTGTCTGGTGGCAAGAGTTCAAGGATGGGATCTGATAAAGCATTAATTAAACATCATGAAGGAGGCAATTGGCTGACTCACAAAATAAAAATATTAAATAACCTTAATTTAGAGACTTTTGTAATATCAAATTATACTTCTCATTCAAAGGAGGTTGATAAAAGGAATAATGTTGAGTTTATTTCAGATGCCCAACCCTTTGATGGACCCTTAACTTGTATAGAACAAATTTTTTCATCTTTTAAAAAAACTACTAAAAATATCCTAATTATCCCAGTCGATATGCCTAATTTGAATACAAAATTAATTTATTCACTTTTTAAATCATGGGAAGAAAACCAAAATTTTGCGGTAATATCCCATGATGGAATTCTTGCACAACCATTATTCGGAATTTATCCCATCAATGAAGAAAATCATTTTAAATTAAAAAAAAAGTTATCCTCTGGGAAGAAAAATTTTCTCGGATGGGTTGATCAAATTCCCCATAAATATTTCTATGCAAACAATGGAGATTTGATTAATATAAATTCCAAGAGAGAATTCTTGAATATGAATAATGGGATTTAA
- a CDS encoding NarK family nitrate/nitrite MFS transporter — protein MLSDVWSLNGRYRTLHLTWFAFFLTFVVWFNLAPLATTVKADLGLSVAQIRTVAICNVALTIPARVLIGMLLDKFGPRKTYSTILIFSVVPCLLFASAQDFNQLVIARLLLSIVGAGFVIGIRMVSEWFPPKEIGLAEGIYGGWGNFGSAFSALSLVAVAGFLSFSGGFELPTGAVLNWRGAIALTGIISFVYGIIYFFSVTDTPPGKPYQRPAKTAGLEVTSIRDFWGLIGMNVPFAAILSVLCWRLQKVGFLTSSTYPIALIAVLAWFIFQTWGIIRTNIELLNGTKIYPKEDRYEFKQVAILELTYIVNFGSELAVVSMLPSFFEFTFDLPKAVAGILASCYAFVNLIARPAGGLISDRTGNRKNTMGFLTMGLGFGYLLMSLIKPGTFTGSAGILMAVFLTMLCSFFVQSGEGSTFALVPLVKKRVTGQIAGLVGAYGNVGAVTYLNIYSLLPLWMGGGKDPSPEIIAASNSAFFQVLGIAGLIVGFFCYFFLKEPQGSFADAYEGEKAENYV, from the coding sequence ATGTTAAGTGATGTTTGGTCTTTAAATGGCAGATATAGAACTCTTCACCTCACCTGGTTTGCCTTTTTTCTTACTTTTGTTGTTTGGTTTAACCTCGCACCTCTTGCAACTACTGTTAAAGCCGATTTAGGTTTATCTGTTGCTCAAATTAGAACAGTAGCAATATGTAATGTTGCTTTGACTATCCCTGCAAGAGTTTTGATTGGAATGTTATTGGATAAATTTGGCCCAAGAAAAACTTACTCAACAATCTTGATATTTTCTGTCGTCCCATGTTTATTATTTGCTAGTGCTCAAGACTTCAATCAACTTGTTATTGCGAGATTGCTTTTGTCAATAGTAGGAGCAGGTTTTGTTATCGGAATAAGAATGGTATCTGAGTGGTTCCCTCCCAAAGAAATTGGTTTGGCTGAGGGAATATATGGAGGATGGGGAAATTTTGGATCTGCTTTTTCTGCCCTTTCTCTTGTTGCCGTAGCTGGATTTTTGTCTTTTTCAGGAGGGTTTGAGTTGCCAACTGGAGCTGTACTTAATTGGAGGGGAGCTATTGCTCTTACAGGAATTATTTCTTTCGTTTATGGAATTATTTATTTCTTTAGTGTGACTGATACACCTCCAGGAAAACCTTATCAAAGGCCTGCAAAAACAGCTGGTTTAGAAGTAACGAGTATAAGAGATTTTTGGGGTTTAATTGGGATGAATGTCCCATTCGCAGCAATTCTTTCAGTCCTATGTTGGAGACTTCAAAAAGTAGGTTTCCTTACTTCATCTACTTATCCAATAGCCTTAATCGCAGTTTTAGCGTGGTTTATTTTCCAAACTTGGGGAATTATAAGAACGAATATTGAATTATTAAATGGAACTAAAATTTACCCTAAAGAAGATAGATATGAATTCAAACAAGTAGCTATTTTGGAATTAACTTACATTGTGAATTTTGGATCAGAATTGGCAGTAGTTTCAATGCTTCCTAGTTTCTTTGAATTTACATTTGATTTACCTAAAGCTGTAGCCGGAATTCTTGCATCATGTTATGCATTTGTGAATTTAATAGCTAGACCTGCCGGAGGATTGATATCTGACAGAACAGGCAATAGAAAAAACACAATGGGATTCTTAACTATGGGATTAGGGTTTGGATATCTATTGATGTCTTTAATAAAACCTGGAACTTTCACAGGATCAGCAGGAATTCTTATGGCTGTATTTTTAACTATGCTTTGTTCATTTTTTGTTCAATCAGGAGAAGGTTCAACTTTTGCTTTAGTTCCCTTAGTTAAAAAAAGAGTAACAGGACAAATAGCTGGATTGGTTGGGGCTTATGGAAATGTTGGTGCAGTAACTTATCTAAATATTTATAGCCTTTTACCTTTATGGATGGGTGGAGGTAAAGATCCTTCTCCAGAAATAATTGCTGCTTCAAATAGTGCCTTCTTCCAAGTCTTAGGTATAGCAGGATTAATAGTTGGATTCTTCTGTTATTTCTTTTTAAAGGAACCTCAAGGATCATTCGCGGATGCTTATGAAGGCGAAAAAGCTGAAAATTACGTTTAA
- a CDS encoding nitrate reductase, with the protein MNFTKSQCPYCGVGCGLKMKPKSSVSDDKWLVSGDRDSPSTQGKLCVKGATVCETLKDGRLKEPLYRENLNEEFKEISWDESYEIMKENILSSIKNYGPDSIAMYGSGQFHTEDYYVAQKLLKGAIGTNNFDANSRLCMSSAVAGYNRSFGSDGPPCCYEDIDHCSLILLIGTNTAECHPVLFDRIKKRKRNVNDNLKVIVIDPRETETSSIADFYLQISSGTDLFLFIGIANYLYKNQLTDQNFIDKSTESFFDFVKHIQKWDLKKISEICNISEKTIIDISKLWGESKNVLSLWSMGLNQRQEGTAAVNGLINLHLMTGQIGKEGSGPFSLTGQPNAMGGREAGGLSHLLPGYRFVKNKIDRNEIEKIWGFPEGKISAKQGLSAFEQIEAIKKGSVKIWWIAATNPLVSMPNLNFVKKALLKCPLIILNESYEQSESIKYAHLVLPAAQWSEKDGVMTNSERRVTLCPSFRESNKNSKPDWQIFAELGQKIGYFKQFEYESSSEVYDEFLKTTTKRLCDMSGLSYQLLKNHGPQQWPYPKGSLPSTSSKRLYEDGYFPTETGKANFCIDDPIGLAEPPSDEYPLILTIGRYLSQWHTMTRTSKVPKLTKKNPEPLLEINSKDALSLKIKNDEIVKIKSKRGEVQAKVQITDKIKAGTVFLPMHWGFSQKNMCEVNSLMHEKSCPISKQPELKACSVIIVPN; encoded by the coding sequence ATGAATTTTACTAAAAGTCAATGCCCATATTGCGGTGTTGGCTGTGGTTTAAAAATGAAGCCTAAAAGTTCGGTTTCTGATGATAAATGGTTAGTCAGTGGAGATAGGGATAGTCCTTCAACTCAAGGTAAATTGTGCGTAAAAGGAGCAACAGTATGTGAGACCTTAAAAGATGGGAGATTAAAAGAACCACTTTACAGGGAAAATTTAAATGAAGAATTTAAAGAAATTTCCTGGGACGAATCATACGAAATTATGAAAGAGAATATTTTGAGTTCTATAAAAAATTATGGACCTGATTCAATAGCTATGTATGGCTCAGGTCAATTTCATACTGAAGATTATTACGTAGCCCAAAAGCTTCTCAAGGGGGCAATAGGCACAAATAATTTTGATGCTAATTCAAGACTATGTATGAGCTCAGCAGTAGCTGGATATAACAGAAGTTTTGGCTCTGATGGCCCACCTTGTTGTTATGAAGATATTGATCATTGCTCTTTAATTTTATTAATAGGGACAAATACTGCAGAATGTCATCCCGTTCTTTTTGATCGAATTAAAAAACGTAAAAGAAACGTAAATGATAATTTAAAAGTAATAGTAATTGACCCAAGAGAAACTGAAACTTCATCCATAGCAGATTTTTATTTACAAATTTCTTCTGGAACAGATCTATTTTTATTTATTGGGATTGCGAATTATCTTTATAAGAATCAATTAACTGATCAAAATTTCATTGATAAGTCGACCGAAAGCTTTTTTGATTTTGTAAAACATATACAAAAATGGGATTTAAAAAAAATAAGTGAAATTTGCAATATATCCGAGAAAACAATTATTGATATTTCAAAATTATGGGGAGAAAGTAAAAATGTTCTAAGTCTTTGGTCGATGGGTTTGAATCAAAGGCAAGAGGGTACAGCAGCAGTAAATGGGCTAATAAATCTTCATTTAATGACCGGCCAAATAGGCAAAGAAGGTTCTGGTCCTTTTTCCTTAACTGGCCAACCAAACGCTATGGGTGGGAGAGAAGCAGGAGGACTATCGCACCTTCTTCCAGGATATAGATTTGTAAAAAATAAAATAGATAGGAATGAAATTGAAAAAATATGGGGGTTCCCTGAGGGAAAGATATCTGCAAAACAGGGTCTATCTGCATTTGAACAAATAGAAGCTATAAAAAAAGGATCTGTGAAAATTTGGTGGATTGCAGCTACGAACCCTTTGGTTAGCATGCCTAATTTAAACTTTGTAAAAAAAGCACTTTTAAAATGTCCTTTGATTATCCTCAACGAATCTTATGAACAAAGTGAATCAATTAAATATGCTCATCTAGTATTGCCCGCAGCTCAATGGAGCGAAAAAGATGGTGTTATGACAAATTCAGAAAGAAGAGTAACCCTTTGCCCATCTTTCAGAGAATCGAATAAAAATTCAAAACCAGATTGGCAAATATTTGCTGAATTAGGACAGAAGATAGGCTATTTCAAACAATTTGAATATGAATCTTCATCGGAAGTTTATGATGAATTTTTAAAAACTACCACAAAAAGATTATGCGATATGAGCGGATTATCATATCAATTATTAAAAAATCATGGTCCTCAACAATGGCCTTATCCTAAAGGCAGCTTACCTAGTACATCTTCAAAAAGATTATATGAAGATGGTTATTTCCCAACTGAGACTGGCAAAGCAAATTTTTGTATTGATGATCCTATTGGGTTGGCTGAACCTCCTTCAGATGAGTACCCACTAATTTTGACAATTGGAAGATATCTAAGTCAATGGCATACAATGACAAGAACTTCTAAAGTTCCAAAACTTACAAAAAAGAATCCAGAACCGTTATTGGAAATTAATTCTAAAGATGCTTTATCTTTAAAAATCAAAAATGATGAAATAGTAAAAATTAAATCCAAAAGAGGGGAAGTTCAAGCAAAAGTTCAGATTACTGACAAAATTAAAGCAGGTACAGTTTTTTTACCAATGCATTGGGGTTTTAGTCAAAAAAATATGTGTGAAGTAAACTCTTTGATGCATGAAAAGTCATGCCCGATATCAAAACAACCGGAATTAAAAGCATGCTCAGTAATAATTGTTCCAAACTAG
- a CDS encoding nitrate reductase associated protein: protein MLVNSQSNHYFNFEDDFIKDLRCIPLCVRRKLDLIGIKLKLTHWQDFNLIEKNKIVDWPDSKKDLIDLKTFLKEITSNSKYGEAKEIEISINQPWQNKNKVPEQVLKSALARGINISVEKWRNLNELDRFAFCKLVRPSHEHNNLDRAFDEILK, encoded by the coding sequence ATTTTGGTTAACAGTCAATCAAATCATTATTTTAATTTCGAGGATGATTTTATTAAAGACTTAAGATGCATTCCTTTATGTGTAAGAAGGAAACTTGATTTAATTGGAATAAAATTAAAACTTACTCATTGGCAAGATTTTAATTTAATTGAAAAAAATAAGATAGTAGATTGGCCAGATTCAAAAAAAGATCTCATTGATTTAAAAACTTTTTTAAAAGAAATTACATCTAATTCAAAATATGGAGAAGCAAAAGAAATAGAAATTTCAATTAATCAACCTTGGCAAAATAAAAATAAAGTTCCTGAACAAGTTTTAAAATCGGCACTAGCAAGGGGAATTAATATTTCAGTTGAAAAATGGAGAAATTTAAACGAATTAGATAGATTTGCTTTTTGCAAATTAGTTAGACCAAGCCATGAACACAACAATTTGGATAGAGCATTTGATGAGATTCTGAAATAA
- the moaC gene encoding cyclic pyranopterin monophosphate synthase MoaC, translating to MDKSLTHINERGEMNIVDISDKVETRREALAEGYINLNKEILEKIKNEKIKKGDIFAAARFSAINGAKKTSELIPLCHNLSLNKITIDFEICESMKAIKIIAFCKSHSKTGVEMEALTSVSIGLLTLYDMLKALDPFMTIDNIRLLEKKGGKNGILKRS from the coding sequence ATGGATAAATCTTTAACTCATATTAATGAAAGGGGAGAAATGAACATAGTTGATATTTCAGATAAAGTAGAAACTAGAAGAGAGGCTTTAGCAGAAGGATATATTAATTTAAACAAAGAAATATTAGAAAAAATAAAAAATGAAAAAATTAAAAAAGGTGATATTTTTGCAGCGGCTAGATTTTCTGCAATAAATGGTGCAAAAAAAACCTCAGAACTTATTCCTCTCTGTCATAATTTATCGTTGAATAAAATCACAATTGATTTTGAAATTTGTGAATCAATGAAAGCAATTAAAATTATTGCTTTTTGCAAATCTCATTCTAAAACAGGTGTTGAGATGGAGGCTCTTACATCAGTTTCAATTGGTCTTCTCACTCTATATGACATGCTCAAAGCTTTAGATCCTTTTATGACTATTGATAATATTCGCCTTTTAGAAAAAAAAGGTGGTAAAAATGGAATATTAAAAAGAAGTTAA
- a CDS encoding molybdopterin molybdotransferase MoeA: protein MGIDINNQGLYLNDAIKKILEEMDTLMVNNEILHKEEINLDEALGKVSMEEILSEEDMPGYRSSVMDGYALGESTKGNKWKIVGESFPGKPFNDLLKKGEAVTISTGSFVPDNCFSVIPQEQVSLELLKGNEYIIKKETSSNNSWIREKNDQVFKGEILIKKGVKITPGILSKLASCGIKTIKVSKTSKLGLLITGDELIKSGTVRKKGEIWESNSILIKSIAKNLGFEINEIHIEKDNYQNIKNSLRNISEFNDVVISVGGISVGKKDFLKDIVNEIGEIKFWKLFLKPGKPFAFGLINKKIPYFGLPGNPVSAAITFIQLVWPALQKLEGITNIEFPLRIKVKLNSDLKRRKGRPELLRGKLIVNEEGELIADISEEQSSSKISSISNSDLLIEIPSEIDFCQKGNLLWAQLLKNNFL from the coding sequence ATGGGAATTGATATTAACAATCAGGGTCTTTATTTAAACGATGCTATTAAAAAAATCTTGGAAGAGATGGATACTTTAATGGTGAATAATGAAATTTTACATAAGGAAGAGATAAATTTAGATGAAGCACTTGGAAAAGTTTCTATGGAGGAAATCTTATCTGAGGAAGATATGCCAGGTTATAGATCATCAGTTATGGATGGATATGCGTTAGGAGAATCAACTAAAGGGAATAAATGGAAAATTGTCGGAGAGTCTTTTCCCGGAAAGCCATTTAATGATCTTCTTAAAAAAGGTGAAGCTGTAACTATTAGCACAGGTTCATTTGTGCCAGATAATTGTTTTTCTGTGATTCCTCAAGAACAAGTTTCTTTAGAATTATTAAAAGGAAATGAGTATATTATTAAAAAAGAAACATCATCTAATAACTCTTGGATTAGAGAAAAAAATGATCAAGTATTTAAAGGTGAAATATTAATCAAGAAGGGGGTAAAGATTACACCTGGGATTTTAAGTAAATTAGCAAGTTGTGGGATAAAAACTATAAAAGTTAGTAAAACTTCTAAATTGGGTTTACTAATTACTGGAGATGAACTTATCAAATCAGGAACTGTAAGAAAGAAAGGAGAAATATGGGAAAGTAATAGTATTTTGATAAAATCAATTGCAAAAAATCTTGGATTTGAAATTAATGAAATTCATATAGAAAAGGATAATTATCAAAATATAAAAAATTCTCTTAGAAATATTTCTGAATTTAATGATGTGGTTATTTCAGTTGGCGGGATATCAGTGGGTAAAAAAGATTTTTTAAAAGATATTGTTAACGAGATAGGAGAGATTAAATTTTGGAAACTATTTTTAAAGCCAGGAAAACCCTTTGCTTTTGGATTGATAAACAAAAAAATTCCTTATTTTGGATTACCTGGGAATCCCGTTTCAGCAGCTATTACTTTTATCCAACTTGTTTGGCCCGCACTTCAGAAACTTGAAGGAATTACTAATATTGAATTCCCTCTTAGGATTAAGGTTAAGCTGAATTCTGATTTGAAAAGAAGAAAAGGGAGACCTGAATTGCTTAGAGGCAAACTTATCGTTAATGAAGAAGGTGAATTAATTGCAGATATTTCTGAAGAACAATCCTCATCAAAGATTAGTTCAATATCTAATTCAGATTTATTAATAGAAATACCTTCTGAAATTGATTTTTGTCAAAAAGGAAATTTATTATGGGCACAACTTTTAAAAAATAATTTTTTATAA
- a CDS encoding molybdenum cofactor biosynthesis protein MoaE: MDNLRIQFKILEETFNPYKEFELWEKVNKNSANSLFIGRVRPFDQFGNDLKKLEIVHYKGMTENYIKRYLMKISEKQDDLCIFLLHRIGFIYPNEPIILIAVSANHRGIANKYLQEILEFTKYKVPFWKKEWTFKGSSWVKKNTELGFEL; the protein is encoded by the coding sequence GTGGATAATTTAAGAATACAATTTAAAATCCTAGAAGAAACTTTTAATCCTTATAAAGAATTCGAACTTTGGGAGAAGGTCAATAAGAATTCAGCAAACTCTCTTTTTATTGGAAGAGTAAGGCCTTTTGATCAATTTGGAAATGATTTAAAGAAACTAGAAATTGTTCATTATAAAGGAATGACCGAAAATTATATTAAAAGATATTTAATGAAAATTTCTGAAAAACAGGATGATTTATGTATTTTTCTCTTACACAGGATAGGTTTTATTTACCCTAACGAACCTATTATTTTAATAGCAGTAAGTGCAAATCATAGAGGCATTGCAAATAAATATCTCCAAGAAATACTTGAATTTACAAAATACAAAGTTCCTTTTTGGAAAAAAGAATGGACTTTCAAAGGATCCTCATGGGTAAAAAAGAATACTGAATTAGGCTTTGAATTATAA